In Trichocoleus desertorum NBK24, the following are encoded in one genomic region:
- a CDS encoding fructosamine kinase family protein, with protein MWTTIAAHITQATGCEFQALSQRAVSGGCINQGYALQGSQTRDQGNHAACTYFVKLNQPSQVAMFEAEALGLQQMRAKPTIRVPEPICWGVAENSAYIVLEWIDLGRGDRQAWEAMGRQLAAMHQVTSTAGFGWDRHNTIGSTPQINSWTKDWAEFFAEHRIGYQLKLAQRRGGHFPQQDRLLAAIPELLANHRPQPALVHGDLWSGNAAVSQAGEPVIFDPAAYFGDCEVDIAMTELFGGFPPEFYQGYNQALPLGAGYPRRKNLYNLYHILNHFNLFGGSYESQANRMIEQILA; from the coding sequence ATGTGGACGACTATTGCTGCCCATATCACTCAAGCGACAGGATGTGAATTTCAAGCTCTCAGTCAACGCGCTGTCAGTGGAGGCTGTATCAACCAAGGGTATGCGCTGCAAGGTAGCCAAACTAGAGACCAAGGCAACCATGCAGCTTGTACCTACTTTGTGAAGCTGAATCAACCGTCTCAAGTTGCCATGTTTGAGGCAGAGGCTTTGGGGTTGCAACAAATGCGAGCCAAGCCGACGATTCGCGTCCCCGAACCGATTTGTTGGGGTGTGGCAGAAAACTCCGCTTATATCGTCTTGGAGTGGATTGATCTGGGACGGGGCGATCGCCAAGCTTGGGAAGCAATGGGTCGTCAGTTAGCCGCCATGCACCAAGTCACAAGTACAGCAGGTTTCGGCTGGGATCGCCATAACACCATTGGCTCCACACCCCAAATCAATTCTTGGACTAAAGATTGGGCAGAATTTTTTGCCGAGCACCGGATTGGCTATCAGCTAAAACTAGCTCAGAGACGAGGTGGGCACTTTCCCCAGCAGGATCGGCTACTTGCCGCCATTCCTGAACTGCTAGCCAATCACCGCCCTCAGCCCGCTCTAGTGCATGGAGACTTGTGGTCAGGGAATGCTGCGGTGAGTCAAGCGGGGGAGCCAGTGATCTTTGATCCCGCTGCTTATTTTGGCGATTGCGAAGTAGACATTGCCATGACCGAGCTATTTGGCGGGTTTCCACCTGAGTTCTACCAAGGTTACAACCAAGCCCTACCCTTAGGCGCAGGCTATCCACGCCGAAAAAATCTCTATAACCTCTACCACATCCTGAATCATTTCAATCTGTTTGGCGGCAGCTACGAATCGCAAGCTAACCGCATGATTGAGCAAATCTTAGCTTAG
- a CDS encoding pitrilysin family protein has product MTPTLIKSPHAPRLNAPTVRRLANGLTIVAEQLPIEAVNLNLWLNVGSAVETDAINGMAHFLEHMVFKGTAQLASGEFERLIEERGAVTNAATSQDYTHYYITTAPKDFAELAPLQMDVVLNAEIADEAFERERSVILEEIRRSDDNPRRRTFSKAMEVAFEKLPYRRPVLGPTSVIEQLTPQQMRDFHAQHYQPHSMTAAVVGNLPVEELIQIVEAALAKVQANRPAIAAQSSLHDLPSYSLEPAFDTIVRQEFVDDSLQQARLVMAWRAPGLADLQETYALDILATIIGQGRTARLIRDLREEKGLVSSIAASNITYEMQGAFYISAQLPAENIPVVEAAIVDHIRRIQTEPVTEAEIARVRTQVANRFIFGNETPSDRASLYGYYQAMVGDLAPALHYPAHIQALDAASLQASAQRYLSTDAYGVVSLKPSA; this is encoded by the coding sequence ATGACCCCAACCCTGATCAAATCGCCCCATGCTCCCCGACTGAACGCGCCCACGGTTCGTCGCTTAGCCAATGGCCTGACGATTGTTGCAGAGCAGCTCCCGATCGAAGCGGTCAACCTTAACCTTTGGTTGAATGTAGGTTCCGCAGTTGAAACCGATGCCATTAATGGGATGGCTCACTTTCTGGAGCACATGGTTTTCAAAGGAACCGCACAACTGGCGAGTGGAGAATTTGAGCGCTTGATTGAGGAGCGGGGCGCAGTCACGAACGCTGCCACTAGCCAAGACTACACTCACTACTACATCACCACTGCTCCCAAAGACTTCGCAGAGCTAGCCCCTTTGCAAATGGACGTAGTGCTGAACGCAGAAATTGCTGATGAAGCCTTTGAACGAGAGCGCTCGGTGATTCTAGAAGAAATTCGTCGCTCAGACGATAATCCGCGTCGCCGTACCTTTTCTAAAGCGATGGAAGTAGCCTTCGAGAAACTACCCTATCGCCGTCCGGTGCTTGGCCCCACCTCAGTCATCGAGCAACTCACCCCTCAGCAAATGCGGGACTTCCACGCTCAGCACTACCAACCGCATTCCATGACTGCGGCTGTGGTAGGTAATTTACCTGTAGAAGAATTGATTCAGATTGTTGAGGCAGCATTGGCAAAAGTGCAAGCCAATCGTCCGGCGATCGCAGCTCAATCCTCCCTGCATGATTTGCCTAGCTACAGTCTAGAGCCTGCCTTTGACACCATTGTGCGGCAAGAGTTTGTAGATGACAGCTTGCAGCAAGCTCGCCTAGTTATGGCGTGGCGTGCTCCCGGATTGGCCGATTTGCAAGAAACCTATGCGCTGGATATCTTAGCGACAATTATTGGTCAAGGCCGCACAGCCCGTTTGATTCGCGACTTGCGAGAAGAGAAAGGACTTGTCAGCAGCATTGCAGCTAGCAACATCACTTACGAAATGCAGGGAGCCTTCTATATCTCGGCTCAGCTTCCCGCAGAAAATATCCCGGTCGTAGAAGCCGCGATCGTGGACCATATCCGCAGAATCCAGACTGAGCCAGTCACAGAAGCAGAAATTGCCCGCGTTCGGACTCAAGTCGCGAATCGGTTTATCTTTGGCAATGAGACACCGAGCGATCGCGCTAGTTTATACGGTTACTACCAAGCCATGGTGGGAGATCTAGCCCCAGCCCTCCACTACCCCGCTCACATTCAAGCCTTGGATGCTGCCAGTTTGCAAGCCTCAGCCCAACGCTATCTCTCAACCGATGCCTATGGAGTCGTAAGCCTCAAACCTTCTGCCTAA
- the crtD gene encoding C-3',4' desaturase CrtD, whose product MGSKGDRVVVGGAGIGGLTAAALLAHRGYQVLVLDQALLPGGCASTFKRRGFTFDVGATQVAGLEPGGIHHRIFSELEIELPEATPCDPACAVYLPGESDPISVWRDRDQWQAERQQQFPGSEPFWQLLADLFRYSWAFQGRDPILPPRSIWDFWQLTKAVRPDTLLTLPHTFSTVGDALRGYRLADNLRLRTFLDLQLKLYSQVDAENTALLYAATALGVSQAPHGLYHLQGSMQVLSDRLVQALERDGGRLLMRHSVEQIHVEAGVVKAVTIRNQKTDETWTEPADQVVANVTVQNLVPLLGTAMPSGYQQRVHKLPQASGAFVIYLGVDQSAIPAGCPPHLQFLYDYDGPIGENNSLFVSVSHPGDGRAPEGQATIVASSFTNPTLWWQCPDYESLKQQYTETAIARLGQFFHLTPETILHQEAATPRTFAHYTGREQGIVGGIGQRVSTFGPFGFANRTPIQKLWLVGDSTHPGEGTAGVSYSALTVVRQIEAHSKEGRS is encoded by the coding sequence ATGGGCAGCAAAGGCGATCGCGTCGTCGTGGGAGGAGCAGGAATTGGGGGCCTGACCGCAGCCGCATTACTGGCTCATCGCGGTTATCAAGTTTTAGTTTTAGATCAAGCTTTATTGCCGGGGGGTTGTGCCTCTACGTTCAAGCGACGTGGCTTTACCTTTGATGTAGGGGCCACTCAAGTTGCGGGGTTAGAACCGGGTGGCATTCACCATCGGATTTTTAGCGAGTTGGAGATTGAGCTACCGGAAGCGACTCCCTGCGACCCTGCCTGTGCGGTCTATCTTCCAGGTGAAAGCGACCCCATCAGTGTTTGGCGCGATCGCGATCAGTGGCAAGCCGAGCGCCAACAACAATTTCCTGGGAGTGAGCCATTTTGGCAGCTTTTAGCAGATTTATTTCGCTACAGTTGGGCGTTTCAAGGTCGCGATCCCATTCTGCCGCCACGCAGTATCTGGGATTTTTGGCAGTTAACCAAAGCGGTGCGTCCCGATACGCTTCTAACGCTGCCCCACACCTTTTCAACTGTGGGGGATGCGTTGCGTGGCTATCGCCTCGCCGATAACCTACGGCTGCGCACCTTCTTAGACTTGCAACTGAAGCTGTACTCTCAAGTCGATGCGGAAAATACGGCTCTCCTTTATGCGGCCACAGCCTTGGGAGTTTCTCAAGCGCCCCACGGGTTGTATCACTTGCAGGGCAGTATGCAGGTGTTGAGCGATCGCCTGGTGCAAGCCCTAGAGCGTGATGGGGGGCGTTTGCTAATGCGCCATAGTGTCGAGCAGATTCATGTAGAAGCAGGCGTGGTAAAGGCGGTCACAATTCGCAACCAGAAAACAGATGAGACCTGGACAGAACCCGCTGATCAGGTGGTGGCAAATGTGACCGTACAAAACTTGGTGCCCTTGCTAGGCACAGCCATGCCCTCTGGTTATCAGCAACGAGTCCATAAATTGCCTCAAGCTTCTGGAGCTTTTGTAATTTATCTCGGTGTGGATCAAAGTGCCATTCCTGCGGGCTGCCCGCCCCATCTCCAGTTTCTCTACGATTACGATGGGCCAATTGGGGAAAATAACTCGTTGTTTGTTTCAGTCAGTCATCCGGGTGATGGGCGCGCTCCTGAGGGTCAGGCGACGATTGTAGCTTCTTCTTTTACCAATCCGACGCTGTGGTGGCAGTGTCCTGACTATGAAAGTTTGAAGCAACAGTACACCGAAACTGCGATCGCTCGACTGGGGCAATTCTTCCACCTCACTCCAGAAACCATCTTGCACCAGGAAGCAGCGACACCCCGAACTTTTGCTCACTACACCGGACGCGAGCAAGGCATTGTGGGCGGGATTGGGCAACGAGTCAGCACCTTCGGCCCCTTTGGGTTCGCCAACCGCACGCCGATTCAGAAGCTCTGGTTGGTGGGCGACTCGACTCATCCTGGTGAAGGTACTGCGGGAGTTAGTTACTCAGCCCTGACAGTTGTTCGACAAATTGAGGCACACTCAAAGGAGGGCAGGTCATAG
- a CDS encoding tetratricopeptide repeat protein: MGTTWAALHREAGSLQAQGRFQEAEQQYQAILQAQSQADSVWQDLGWLYYQMGQYPLAAQALLKALELNRLQANYHYKLGLVWEKLGDRTQAMQAHRNAIQLDEQLSDAYSELGRLLVASGKLDEAEQVYQQAIAVHPQQAQSYFQLGQVLGAKAQLPEAIKAYEVAHQLNPADSRILQELGQALELQASRYQARAAFYLGASFYCQEKYAAAAEQYQEFIHIPNPEAAAATMQRAYKYLGECFQKLEQPTEAIALYEQGIQRYPEAEAFYYELIALLQNSGQVEQAIVVATQGLQQLPDDLHLLRAKHLMLPILYRNSAEIEQWRKHFISGLNHLAQTLSLDTPEAQKKALLGIGYQTNFYLQYQGKDDLALQVQYGQLMHQIMAVNYPDWVKPIPIQSPRPETNRPQKIRVGYISILLWQHTVGKLFINWIRYHDPERFELYCYHLGQPVDQATEQIRQHSHQFHHLPLQEVLDTDFQTVGRKIRADQLDILVFLDIGMHPFVTSLAGLRLAPIQCVTWGHPITSGSPTIDYFLSSDLMEPEAAEAHYSEKLVRLPNIGISYSKPELPPLSKSRADFQIRPDAIAYLCCQSLFKYLPQYDYIFPVIAQRVPQAQFIFITSFNPALTQQFEQRLETAFTQCQLNYRSHCLILPKQSQTDYWQINLLSDIFLDTFSWSGGNTTLEAIPCSLPIVTCPGEFMRGRHSYAILQMLGVTATIAKDEATYIEIAVKLGLDCDWRNKIIREMRDRQPFLYDDLACVKALENFYRRVIENH, encoded by the coding sequence ATGGGGACAACTTGGGCAGCGCTGCATCGTGAGGCAGGTTCCCTCCAAGCACAGGGACGCTTTCAGGAAGCAGAGCAGCAATATCAAGCTATTTTGCAAGCACAGAGTCAGGCAGACTCAGTTTGGCAGGACTTAGGCTGGCTCTACTACCAAATGGGGCAATACCCATTAGCCGCCCAAGCTCTGCTGAAAGCTCTAGAACTCAATCGACTGCAAGCCAACTATCACTACAAGTTGGGGTTAGTTTGGGAAAAACTGGGCGATCGCACTCAGGCCATGCAAGCCCACCGCAACGCGATTCAATTGGATGAACAACTGAGTGACGCCTACAGCGAGCTAGGACGGTTATTAGTGGCATCCGGCAAGCTGGATGAAGCCGAGCAAGTGTATCAGCAAGCGATCGCCGTTCATCCCCAGCAAGCTCAGAGCTATTTTCAGCTAGGTCAAGTTTTAGGGGCTAAGGCCCAACTGCCAGAAGCGATTAAAGCCTATGAGGTCGCTCACCAACTCAATCCTGCGGACTCTCGGATTTTGCAGGAATTGGGTCAAGCTCTGGAACTGCAAGCCAGCCGCTACCAAGCACGAGCCGCTTTTTACTTGGGGGCCAGTTTCTACTGCCAAGAAAAATATGCAGCCGCCGCAGAGCAATACCAAGAATTTATCCACATCCCCAATCCAGAAGCAGCAGCGGCAACGATGCAGCGGGCCTATAAATATTTGGGAGAGTGCTTTCAAAAACTAGAGCAGCCTACTGAGGCGATCGCTCTCTATGAACAAGGCATTCAACGCTACCCGGAAGCTGAGGCGTTTTACTACGAGCTGATAGCGCTGCTGCAAAATTCTGGGCAAGTTGAGCAGGCAATCGTGGTTGCAACTCAAGGCTTACAACAGTTGCCCGACGATCTGCATTTGCTCCGAGCCAAGCACTTGATGCTACCCATTTTGTATCGAAATTCCGCAGAAATTGAGCAATGGAGAAAGCATTTTATTTCAGGATTAAATCACTTAGCTCAAACTCTCAGCTTAGACACTCCTGAAGCTCAGAAAAAAGCTCTTTTAGGGATTGGCTACCAAACCAATTTTTACCTCCAATATCAAGGAAAAGATGATTTAGCGCTACAGGTTCAGTATGGGCAACTAATGCACCAAATCATGGCTGTCAACTATCCAGATTGGGTAAAACCAATTCCAATTCAAAGCCCCAGGCCAGAGACAAATCGACCACAAAAAATTCGAGTGGGTTATATTTCTATCTTGTTGTGGCAGCATACAGTAGGCAAACTCTTTATCAATTGGATTCGCTACCATGACCCAGAGAGATTCGAGCTGTACTGCTATCACCTAGGTCAGCCAGTTGACCAAGCAACAGAACAAATTCGGCAACATAGCCATCAATTTCATCACCTACCCCTACAAGAAGTTTTAGACACAGATTTCCAAACGGTAGGTAGAAAAATTCGGGCCGATCAACTCGACATCTTGGTATTTCTAGATATTGGCATGCATCCCTTTGTGACCTCACTTGCTGGATTGCGACTGGCTCCGATTCAATGCGTAACTTGGGGGCATCCCATTACATCCGGTTCCCCCACCATCGATTATTTCCTCTCTAGCGATTTGATGGAACCAGAAGCAGCAGAAGCTCACTATTCAGAAAAGTTAGTTCGTCTACCCAATATTGGCATTAGTTACAGCAAACCAGAACTGCCACCTTTATCCAAATCACGGGCAGATTTCCAGATTCGACCAGACGCGATCGCCTATTTGTGTTGCCAATCCTTATTCAAATATCTACCTCAATACGACTATATTTTTCCAGTCATCGCTCAGCGAGTCCCACAAGCCCAATTTATTTTTATTACTAGTTTTAATCCTGCACTCACTCAGCAATTTGAACAACGCTTAGAAACCGCCTTTACTCAATGTCAACTTAACTACCGATCGCATTGCCTCATTTTGCCAAAGCAGAGCCAAACAGACTACTGGCAAATCAATCTGCTCTCCGATATTTTTCTAGATACTTTTTCCTGGTCGGGGGGCAATACCACCTTAGAGGCGATCCCTTGCAGCTTACCCATCGTGACTTGCCCAGGCGAGTTTATGCGGGGACGACATTCTTACGCAATTTTGCAGATGCTGGGTGTAACTGCAACAATTGCTAAAGACGAAGCAACATACATCGAAATTGCCGTTAAATTAGGTTTGGATTGCGATTGGCGAAATAAGATTATTCGGGAAATGCGCGATCGCCAACCCTTTCTTTATGATGATTTAGCTTGTGTCAAGGCTTTAGAAAATTTCTATCGACGAGTCATTGAGAATCACTAA
- a CDS encoding tetratricopeptide repeat protein produces MGTWQNLYQEATALQKQNSFTEAEKKYRQALQLDPKQGEIWSDLGHLYYQISRSQDALSMLLQALEVSRFVPLYHYRLGLVFEQLQQIEPAIQAYQNTIKLDAKWIEAYLALGRIFLAQAQYDPAIHNYLIAHDLNPRDAKILVELGQAYESKAHDSELKSAFYLGFSYYRQGNYLAASEQYQKFLDSPTPGIASEAIQRVYRYLGDSLQHLNQPERTAEVYQAATQLYPQSADFHINLIAALRTSGNTSAAIAAANTAAQFFPDMVLFERDRHLILPILYESTGEIQVYRQQFTQGLAQLIQQIQSSPNTNSKEVRANLLKSLGAQTNFYLHYQGQNDVELQVQFSQLLHELMSAQYPQWAKSLTTKSLDSNRKIRVGYISTCMWKQTVGVLFSGWLRYCDRQKFEVYSYHLHPHSDEYTEKFKASSDVFRHLPVKEAIELDYIQGVDEQIRKDELDILVFLDVGMHPYMSLFSSLRLAPVQCVTWGHPVTTGSPSIDYFLSSELMEPEDADEHYSEKLIRLPNISIAYSPPNLSEVTKTRADFGLREDAVLYLSCQTLFKYLPQYDYIFAAIAQQVPQAQFAFIAHKSAAITNKFSQRLERAFTEYGLKSTDYCVILPRQGHSSYLSLNRIADVFLDTFSWSGGNTALEAIACHLPIVTCPGQMMRSRHSFGILKQLGISETTAASEAEYIEIAARLGLEPKWRHQISQRIHAVHPRLYDDITCVKALENFYQQVVHQALIGKSPNNFEFKNND; encoded by the coding sequence ATGGGAACTTGGCAAAATTTATACCAAGAAGCAACGGCTCTACAAAAGCAAAACTCCTTTACAGAAGCAGAAAAAAAATATCGACAAGCTCTACAATTAGACCCAAAACAGGGAGAAATTTGGAGTGATTTAGGGCATCTTTATTATCAAATTAGTCGCTCTCAAGATGCTTTATCAATGCTCTTACAAGCACTAGAAGTAAGCCGTTTTGTCCCTCTCTATCACTACCGCTTGGGGCTTGTGTTTGAGCAACTTCAGCAAATCGAGCCAGCGATTCAAGCTTATCAAAATACAATCAAACTAGATGCTAAATGGATAGAAGCTTACTTAGCATTAGGGCGCATCTTTTTAGCACAAGCTCAATATGATCCTGCAATTCATAACTACCTGATCGCTCATGATCTCAATCCTCGTGACGCCAAAATCCTGGTTGAATTAGGGCAAGCTTACGAATCGAAAGCCCATGACTCAGAGCTAAAATCTGCCTTCTACTTAGGCTTTAGTTATTACCGCCAGGGCAATTATCTAGCAGCCAGTGAACAGTATCAGAAGTTTTTAGATTCCCCTACACCTGGAATTGCATCGGAAGCAATCCAGCGGGTTTATCGTTATCTGGGCGACTCGCTGCAACACCTGAATCAACCGGAGCGTACTGCCGAAGTCTACCAGGCTGCGACCCAACTTTACCCTCAAAGTGCTGACTTTCACATTAATTTGATTGCGGCCTTACGGACTAGCGGCAACACCTCAGCTGCGATCGCCGCCGCCAATACAGCGGCCCAATTTTTTCCGGATATGGTACTGTTCGAGCGCGATCGCCACCTCATTTTGCCTATTCTTTATGAGTCAACCGGAGAAATCCAAGTTTATCGCCAGCAATTTACCCAGGGTTTGGCTCAACTGATTCAACAAATTCAGTCAAGTCCTAATACTAATAGTAAAGAAGTTCGCGCCAATCTCTTAAAAAGCCTAGGGGCACAAACCAATTTTTATTTACATTATCAAGGCCAGAATGATGTTGAATTGCAAGTTCAATTCTCTCAGCTATTACACGAATTAATGTCTGCTCAGTATCCTCAATGGGCAAAATCTTTAACAACTAAGTCATTAGATAGCAACAGAAAAATTCGTGTCGGATATATTTCCACTTGTATGTGGAAGCAAACGGTTGGAGTGCTATTTTCTGGCTGGCTACGATATTGCGATCGCCAGAAATTTGAGGTTTATTCCTATCACTTACATCCCCATTCAGATGAGTATACAGAAAAGTTCAAGGCTTCTAGTGATGTTTTTCGCCACTTGCCTGTAAAGGAAGCGATCGAGTTGGATTATATCCAAGGGGTTGATGAACAAATCAGAAAAGATGAGCTTGATATTTTGGTATTTCTGGATGTGGGAATGCATCCTTATATGAGTTTATTTTCTAGTTTACGTCTGGCCCCAGTTCAGTGTGTTACTTGGGGGCATCCAGTGACTACAGGTTCTCCCAGCATCGACTATTTCCTATCGAGTGAATTGATGGAGCCTGAAGATGCAGACGAACATTATTCAGAAAAGCTTATACGTCTACCTAATATTAGTATTGCTTACAGTCCACCTAACTTGAGCGAAGTCACAAAAACTCGTGCAGACTTTGGCTTAAGAGAGGATGCAGTTCTATACCTATCCTGCCAAACTCTATTCAAATATTTGCCTCAGTATGATTATATTTTTGCTGCGATCGCTCAACAGGTGCCACAAGCCCAATTTGCATTTATCGCCCACAAAAGTGCCGCAATTACTAATAAATTCTCTCAACGTTTAGAGCGAGCCTTTACAGAGTATGGCCTTAAAAGTACTGATTATTGCGTCATTTTACCCCGCCAGGGACACAGTAGCTACTTAAGTTTAAATCGTATTGCAGATGTATTTCTAGATACCTTTAGTTGGTCGGGAGGTAATACGGCACTAGAGGCGATTGCTTGTCATTTACCTATTGTGACTTGCCCCGGACAAATGATGCGGAGTCGTCATTCTTTTGGCATCTTAAAGCAGTTGGGAATCAGCGAAACAACTGCTGCTTCCGAAGCAGAATACATTGAAATTGCCGCTCGTTTAGGCTTGGAACCAAAATGGCGTCATCAAATTTCCCAAAGAATCCATGCTGTCCACCCGCGTTTGTATGACGATATTACCTGTGTAAAGGCATTGGAAAATTTTTATC